GCCATCGCAAGTGGACAGGTTGGGAATGCCACACACGCCATTGAGTTTTTGCGCTGTTCACTCACACTGTCATCAATCAAGCCATGCTCGCGGGCGATCTTCTCGATCTTCGCTTTCTGACTTTTAGCCACACCAGCAACAATGAGGTTCTGGTTGGCTGTCATACGAAAGTCACCTTTATGGATTTTGGCAATCTCAGCAACACCGGTTTTCAGTGGTTTGCCCGGGAAATCCAATAAGCGTCCATTCTCGATAAATAAGGCTAGATGGTGTTTACCATCAATACCTTCCACCCAGCCAATGCGGTCGCCACGATCAGTGAACTCGTATGGGCGGCTATCGGCAAACTTCACACCAGCGCGTTTCTCGACTTCGGCTTTAAACACATCAATACCAACACGATCGAGTGTATATTTGGTTTTTGCATTTTTGCGGTTTGAACGGTTACCCCAGTCACGCTGTGTGGTTACTACCGCAGCAGCAACATCTAGTGTCTTCTCTAGTGGCACAAAGCCAAAGTCATCAGCACGGCGCGCATAGGTTGATGTGTCACCATGCGTCATTGCCAAGCCACCACCGACTAATACGTTAAAGCCCACCAGCTTACCGTTCTCACCAATAGCAACAAAGTTAAGGTCGTTAGCATGAACATCAACATCGTTTTGTGGCGGGATCACAACCGTTGTTTTGAACTTACGTGGAAGATAGGTTTTACCTAGAATCGGCTCATCATCTTCTGTTGTTTCGACCTTCTCGCCATCTAACCAGATTTCAGCATAGGCTTTAGTTTTCGGCAGCAGGTGCTCACTGATCTTCTTCGCCCACTCATAAGCTTCTTGGTGAAGCTCTGACTCGATTGGGTTGGTGGTACAAAGTACGTTACGGTTGACGTCACCAGCTGTCGCTATCGAATCAATCCCAATGCTGTTTAATGTTTGGTGCATAAGCTTAATGTTTGGCTTAAGCACGCCATGGAACTGGAACGTTTGACGTGTTGTTAGACGGATACTGCCATACAGTGAGTGCTCAGTGGCAAACTTATCGATCGCCAACCACTGCTTTGGTGTAATAATCCCGCCCGGCATACGTGCACGAAGCATGACATTATGCAGTGGCTCTAATTTTTGCTTAGCGCGCTCGTTGCGAATATCACGGTCGTCTTGCTGGTACATGCCGTGGAAACGAATGAGCTGAAAGTTATCCGCAGTAAAGCCACCAGTGATCTTGTCTTGCAGATCTTGCTCTATGGTTCCGCGCAAAAAGTT
The sequence above is drawn from the Vibrio sinaloensis genome and encodes:
- the cysI gene encoding assimilatory sulfite reductase (NADPH) hemoprotein subunit, with the protein product MTFSTENNKQVVLGEELGKLSDNERLKTQSNFLRGTIEQDLQDKITGGFTADNFQLIRFHGMYQQDDRDIRNERAKQKLEPLHNVMLRARMPGGIITPKQWLAIDKFATEHSLYGSIRLTTRQTFQFHGVLKPNIKLMHQTLNSIGIDSIATAGDVNRNVLCTTNPIESELHQEAYEWAKKISEHLLPKTKAYAEIWLDGEKVETTEDDEPILGKTYLPRKFKTTVVIPPQNDVDVHANDLNFVAIGENGKLVGFNVLVGGGLAMTHGDTSTYARRADDFGFVPLEKTLDVAAAVVTTQRDWGNRSNRKNAKTKYTLDRVGIDVFKAEVEKRAGVKFADSRPYEFTDRGDRIGWVEGIDGKHHLALFIENGRLLDFPGKPLKTGVAEIAKIHKGDFRMTANQNLIVAGVAKSQKAKIEKIAREHGLIDDSVSEQRKNSMACVAFPTCPLAMAEAERFLPQFVTDVEGILEKHGLPKEDNIILRVTGCPNGCGRAMLAEIGLVGKAPGRYNLHLGGNRAGTRIPKMYKENITDKQILAEIDQLVGRWAQEREDGEGFGDFAIRAGIIQEVKVSKRDLHA